A region from the Chthoniobacterales bacterium genome encodes:
- a CDS encoding XRE family transcriptional regulator has protein sequence MIPAATTLFGTRLLQARKRHAWSLRDLAEKLGGQVSAAALNKYEKGAMHPSPSIVIALCEILGLSEDFFVRPLTSRLGRVDFRKRSSLGVKEEESIREITSDFFERYTELEELVGLTDVFINPLAGHRVEKAEDVEAAADQLRKLWKMGTAPIPSVVGLLEAKHILVHLLEAPSGFDGFSGKAGPRDVVALNSRYTVDRRRFSALHELGHIVLQFAADAFDEKAREKLCHRFAGAMLLPRETFLAEIGSRRQHISLAELKNLKSIHGISCAAILSRAGTLGVLAESTLTRIWARWSAQGYRTQDPGECPFDETPRRFDLLLQRGVAEKCLSLDKAAMLAGKSEEEFSSEWEIYP, from the coding sequence ATGATTCCCGCAGCCACCACTCTTTTCGGCACTCGCCTGCTCCAGGCGCGCAAGCGTCATGCGTGGTCTCTGCGAGATCTGGCCGAAAAGTTGGGGGGGCAGGTTTCAGCCGCCGCCCTCAACAAATATGAAAAAGGAGCGATGCATCCGTCGCCTTCCATCGTGATCGCGCTGTGCGAGATACTGGGGCTGTCGGAAGATTTCTTTGTCCGTCCTCTCACCTCCCGCCTCGGACGGGTGGATTTTCGCAAACGCTCCAGCCTTGGGGTCAAGGAGGAGGAGTCGATCCGGGAAATCACTTCCGATTTTTTCGAGCGATACACGGAATTGGAGGAGCTGGTGGGGCTGACGGATGTGTTCATCAATCCTCTGGCGGGACACCGTGTTGAGAAAGCAGAAGACGTGGAGGCGGCAGCCGATCAACTGCGAAAGCTCTGGAAGATGGGCACGGCTCCCATTCCCTCGGTGGTCGGGCTGCTGGAGGCGAAACATATTCTGGTTCATCTGCTGGAGGCCCCCTCCGGGTTCGACGGGTTTTCTGGAAAGGCTGGCCCGCGCGATGTGGTGGCTTTGAACTCCCGCTATACGGTGGATCGGCGGCGCTTCAGTGCGTTGCACGAGCTGGGCCATATCGTGCTGCAGTTTGCGGCTGATGCGTTTGACGAAAAAGCCCGCGAAAAGCTGTGTCATCGCTTTGCCGGCGCGATGCTGCTGCCCAGAGAGACTTTCCTGGCCGAGATCGGCTCCCGTCGGCAGCATATTTCTTTGGCCGAACTGAAAAATCTCAAGTCCATCCATGGAATCTCTTGCGCGGCCATACTCAGCCGGGCTGGCACCCTGGGAGTGCTGGCAGAATCGACTTTGACTCGCATCTGGGCGAGGTGGTCCGCGCAAGGGTATCGCACACAGGATCCAGGGGAATGTCCCTTTGATGAAACGCCGCGCCGGTTTGATTTGCTCCTCCAGCGCGGGGTGGCGGAGAAATGCCTCAGCCTGGACAAAGCAGCCATGCTGGCCGGGAAATCTGAGGAAGAATTTAGCAGTGAATGGGAGATCTATCCATGA
- a CDS encoding ABC transporter permease, which translates to MHFLKTILEPGRAEKNYWRDLWRYRELFQVLAWRDLSVRYKQTIIGVAWALIRPFLTMVVFTVIFGRVAKLPSEGSTPYALMVFAGMLPWTFFATALSEASGSLVSNSNLISKVYFPRLIVPTATVVVAFVDFLISFIILVGMMVWFRFLPGWQILLLPVFVLIAFLTSLGPGLWITALNVKYRDFRYVIPFIVQFGLYISPVGFSSSVIPEKWRLLYSLNPMVGVIDGFRWCLLGGQSAIDWQAFGLSLGVTAFFLWLGIRQFRKTEKSFADLI; encoded by the coding sequence ATCCATTTCTTGAAGACCATCCTTGAACCCGGCCGTGCCGAGAAAAACTATTGGCGCGATCTTTGGCGCTACCGCGAACTCTTCCAAGTGCTCGCCTGGCGCGATCTCTCGGTCCGTTACAAGCAGACCATCATTGGCGTTGCCTGGGCGTTGATCCGGCCATTCCTCACGATGGTCGTCTTTACCGTCATTTTCGGCAGGGTCGCCAAACTTCCCTCGGAAGGCAGCACGCCTTACGCCCTCATGGTCTTCGCTGGGATGTTACCCTGGACCTTCTTCGCCACCGCCTTATCTGAGGCGTCTGGCAGTTTGGTTTCCAACTCCAACCTCATCTCCAAGGTCTATTTCCCCCGGCTCATCGTTCCGACCGCCACCGTCGTGGTCGCCTTTGTTGATTTCCTAATCAGCTTCATCATCTTGGTGGGCATGATGGTTTGGTTTCGCTTCCTACCCGGTTGGCAGATATTGCTCCTGCCGGTCTTTGTCCTCATCGCCTTCCTCACCTCCCTCGGCCCCGGCCTCTGGATAACCGCGCTCAACGTGAAATACCGGGACTTCCGTTACGTCATCCCGTTCATCGTCCAATTCGGTCTCTATATCTCTCCCGTCGGTTTCTCCAGTTCCGTCATTCCGGAAAAATGGCGGTTGCTCTACTCGCTCAATCCCATGGTCGGCGTCATCGACGGCTTCCGCTGGTGCCTGCTAGGCGGACAGTCCGCGATCGACTGGCAGGCCTTCGGACTTTCCCTCGGCGTCACCGCCTTCTTCCTCTGGCTGGGAATCCGCCAATTCAGGAAAACCGAGAAGAGCTTTGCGGACCTGATTTGA
- a CDS encoding acyltransferase family protein, whose protein sequence is MASLIENLRYRPEIDGLRAIAVLAVVFFHADLGVPGGYIGVDVFFVISGYLITSLIIKDLESGTFTLFNFWERRIRRILPALGLVALLALVAGWFMFLPDDLSSLGKSAFYQALCAANIYFWRETGYFDGAVDEKPLLHTWSLAVEEQFYLLVPFLLLAIFRIPRLQSRKVILSVCGVVILSSLALSIYGVSRQSTASFYLLPSRAWELVLGSFVALLPGFTLNRTLREILSILALASILLPCFLYSKETHFPGMAALPPCLGAALFIFSTRITGTGTRLPAIALLLSRRPVVFIGLISYSLYLWHWPLFAFSRYWALLPLNLNWRFALVFCSLLLAIVSWRFIETPFRKRQYCPSRKSIFIFGAIATAVTAASGAMLRLKSGIPQRLPAVASHYAQAAKDSEFVNEVTTSDVIAGKFVQFGSEKQGAPLTWLVWGDSFAMAALPGFDAFLKEQGQAGLAATHSSTVPILNYFQRTQYGLGPGAVAFNDAVFAQLQARRIPNVVLIGRWSCCDDNDPRFPSNLPFETSLIATVRRIAKTGSRPWILLEAPTQPFDVPRMLARFSIRGQNIVELCATPQTNSGLIGANPEFSDKLRQAGGYILDPRPEFLNSNGSHYIVETDGSALYRDSQHMSAWGARKIILPLLRKTVSSHP, encoded by the coding sequence ATGGCATCATTGATCGAAAACCTGCGCTATCGGCCGGAAATCGATGGCTTGCGCGCTATCGCGGTGTTGGCTGTTGTTTTCTTTCATGCTGATCTTGGCGTCCCCGGTGGCTATATTGGAGTTGATGTCTTTTTCGTTATCTCCGGCTATCTGATCACTTCTTTAATTATCAAAGACCTGGAATCGGGAACCTTTACCTTGTTCAATTTCTGGGAACGACGAATTCGTCGAATCCTGCCGGCGTTGGGGCTGGTCGCTCTCCTGGCGCTTGTGGCCGGTTGGTTTATGTTTCTCCCGGATGATTTATCTTCTCTCGGCAAGTCCGCATTCTACCAAGCGCTGTGTGCTGCCAACATTTACTTCTGGCGCGAAACAGGCTATTTCGACGGAGCTGTCGACGAAAAGCCACTGTTGCATACTTGGTCGCTCGCTGTGGAAGAGCAGTTCTATTTGCTTGTTCCTTTTCTGCTGCTGGCAATTTTCCGCATTCCAAGACTCCAGAGTCGGAAAGTGATTCTTTCCGTTTGTGGAGTAGTTATTTTATCAAGTCTCGCTTTGAGTATCTACGGAGTATCCCGTCAATCGACCGCCAGTTTCTACCTTCTCCCCAGTCGGGCCTGGGAGCTTGTCCTTGGTTCCTTTGTCGCACTCCTGCCTGGATTCACTTTGAATCGCACGTTACGAGAAATCCTGTCCATACTCGCTCTCGCCAGCATCCTCCTTCCTTGTTTCCTCTATAGCAAGGAAACGCATTTTCCCGGTATGGCGGCCCTTCCTCCTTGCCTGGGTGCTGCCCTTTTTATCTTCTCCACCCGGATCACTGGAACCGGTACCCGCCTCCCAGCCATCGCCCTACTGCTTTCCAGGCGTCCGGTAGTCTTTATCGGCTTAATCTCGTATTCACTCTACCTATGGCATTGGCCTCTTTTCGCATTCAGTAGATATTGGGCCTTGCTTCCATTGAACCTGAACTGGCGCTTCGCATTGGTTTTCTGCAGCCTGCTTCTCGCCATAGTCTCTTGGCGATTCATAGAAACGCCTTTTCGGAAGCGTCAATATTGTCCATCCCGAAAATCGATCTTCATTTTCGGCGCGATTGCTACTGCCGTGACTGCCGCATCGGGGGCCATGCTCCGCCTCAAATCTGGAATTCCTCAACGCCTCCCCGCTGTTGCTTCGCATTACGCCCAAGCTGCGAAAGATTCGGAATTTGTTAATGAGGTTACCACCAGCGATGTTATTGCCGGCAAATTTGTCCAGTTTGGATCTGAGAAACAGGGAGCGCCTTTGACATGGTTGGTTTGGGGTGACAGCTTCGCGATGGCCGCACTACCTGGCTTCGACGCGTTCTTAAAAGAACAGGGTCAGGCAGGCCTAGCCGCCACTCATTCGTCCACTGTTCCTATCCTCAACTATTTCCAAAGAACCCAGTATGGTCTTGGGCCTGGTGCAGTTGCTTTCAACGACGCGGTTTTTGCCCAACTGCAGGCCCGGCGTATTCCGAATGTCGTGCTGATCGGCAGGTGGAGTTGCTGTGACGACAATGACCCCCGTTTTCCCAGTAATCTTCCGTTCGAAACGTCATTGATTGCGACGGTAAGGAGAATCGCGAAAACCGGATCTCGCCCCTGGATACTCCTTGAGGCGCCCACCCAGCCTTTTGACGTACCACGAATGCTGGCTCGCTTCTCGATACGGGGGCAAAACATCGTTGAACTTTGCGCGACTCCACAAACAAATAGTGGTCTCATCGGTGCAAATCCTGAATTTAGCGATAAATTGCGACAGGCAGGCGGGTACATCTTGGACCCGCGACCCGAATTTTTGAACTCAAACGGTTCTCACTACATCGTTGAGACGGACGGATCAGCCCTATATCGAGACTCACAGCACATGAGCGCTTGGGGCGCCAGGAAAATCATTCTCCCGTTATTGCGGAAAACTGTTTCTTCGCATCCTTGA
- a CDS encoding polysaccharide ABC transporter ATP-binding protein, whose translation MSDTVISVENLSKSYLIGHDGPQERYHSLRDTIVRHSKNYVRKAVDMARGRQIIQGDTVEEFWALKDVSFEVKRGEVLGIIGRNGAGKSTLLKILSRITEPTSGRVELDGRVASLLEVGTGFHPELTGRENIFLNGAILGMSKAEIRKKFGEIVDFAGVERFLDTPVKRYSSGMYVRLAFAVAAHLEPEILIIDEVLSVGDAEFQKKCLGKMQDVAKGGRTVLFVSHNMGAVQSLCSQCLILASGMKLDSGIPDKIIGLYNKQYSENPKITKDLTMGSDLILSECTATPQVLHSGEDLTIIFEFYTSASIPVSEYCALIYNDLGQRVAICDMRSDKSIFFQKNQVIKTVIQINNIPLIEGVYHVGLWIDSTAIRKDFLDLASFEILSPIRSVAPYEKPLRGFVELNQSHSILQESQ comes from the coding sequence ATGAGCGATACTGTAATTAGCGTAGAAAACCTGTCTAAATCATACCTAATCGGCCACGATGGCCCCCAAGAGCGCTACCATTCGTTACGCGATACTATCGTCCGCCATAGCAAGAACTATGTCCGAAAAGCTGTGGACATGGCCCGTGGGCGCCAGATCATCCAAGGCGACACTGTTGAAGAATTCTGGGCGCTCAAGGACGTCTCCTTCGAGGTGAAACGCGGTGAGGTGCTCGGCATCATCGGCCGCAATGGCGCGGGAAAATCAACCCTGTTAAAGATTTTATCTCGCATCACCGAGCCTACATCCGGGCGCGTTGAACTAGATGGCCGGGTTGCCTCTCTGCTTGAAGTCGGAACCGGCTTCCATCCGGAACTGACGGGCCGCGAGAATATCTTCCTCAACGGGGCCATCCTCGGCATGTCCAAGGCGGAAATAAGAAAAAAATTCGGTGAAATTGTCGATTTTGCGGGAGTTGAAAGATTCCTCGATACCCCGGTCAAGCGCTACTCTTCCGGCATGTATGTGCGACTCGCTTTTGCTGTCGCCGCCCACCTTGAACCGGAAATCCTGATCATCGACGAGGTGCTGTCGGTCGGCGATGCTGAATTCCAGAAAAAGTGCCTTGGGAAAATGCAAGATGTGGCAAAGGGTGGGCGGACGGTCTTGTTTGTGAGTCATAACATGGGCGCGGTGCAGTCCCTGTGCAGCCAATGCCTTATATTGGCTTCTGGGATGAAGTTGGATTCAGGAATTCCAGACAAGATAATAGGGCTCTACAATAAACAATACTCAGAGAATCCAAAAATCACTAAAGATCTAACGATGGGGAGTGACTTGATCTTAAGTGAATGCACCGCAACCCCACAAGTATTGCACTCGGGCGAAGACCTTACGATAATATTTGAATTTTATACTAGTGCGTCAATTCCGGTGTCAGAATATTGTGCACTAATTTATAATGACTTAGGACAGCGTGTTGCGATTTGTGACATGAGATCGGACAAGTCAATATTCTTCCAGAAGAACCAAGTCATTAAGACGGTTATCCAGATTAACAACATTCCGCTTATCGAAGGAGTTTACCATGTCGGACTTTGGATTGACTCAACAGCAATCCGCAAAGATTTCCTAGATCTGGCAAGTTTCGAAATCTTATCCCCGATTAGAAGTGTAGCTCCTTACGAAAAGCCACTTAGAGGCTTTGTAGAACTAAATCAGTCGCACAGCATTCTTCAGGAGAGTCAATAG
- a CDS encoding glycosyltransferase family 2 protein, whose translation MLVSVIIPTFNRLWCLPRAVESCRKAGCPVEIIVVDDGSSDGTWEWLQTQDDVIGIRQENWGKDWAVQAGTARSSGQYVRFLDSDDWLLPNGTSKQLHIAVEECADVVVAGTEIYNEAEELIESSLWHECDDFIAQQLGECDSSHYSAYLFRREFILNIPHRQEFGARDDRMFIIEVALAKPRVSVCRERVFAHMHHELGRLQFPKGSRAVVTNYYHSVMYRKALGTLDRRGELTARRKKAAAKILWPLAHWIAYSDREEGAEVADWVLSLDPAFEIPEKGILGWLYRVFGFRRVELMLGMRRRVLTLISKVCSR comes from the coding sequence ATGCTTGTTTCAGTAATCATACCAACGTTCAACAGATTGTGGTGTCTACCTAGAGCCGTCGAATCATGTAGAAAAGCCGGCTGTCCCGTCGAAATCATTGTCGTGGATGACGGGAGTTCTGATGGAACGTGGGAATGGTTACAAACTCAAGATGATGTAATCGGAATTCGGCAAGAAAACTGGGGAAAGGATTGGGCCGTACAAGCGGGGACGGCACGCTCTTCAGGGCAATATGTTCGTTTTCTTGATTCGGATGACTGGCTTCTTCCTAATGGAACATCCAAACAGTTACACATTGCCGTGGAGGAATGCGCCGATGTGGTGGTCGCTGGAACCGAAATTTACAATGAGGCTGAAGAGCTCATTGAATCATCGTTGTGGCACGAATGCGATGATTTCATCGCCCAGCAACTTGGAGAATGTGATAGTTCCCACTATTCTGCCTACTTGTTCAGGCGCGAATTCATATTGAATATCCCTCACCGACAAGAGTTTGGAGCACGTGACGATCGGATGTTTATCATTGAGGTGGCTTTGGCCAAGCCCAGAGTCTCTGTGTGCAGAGAAAGAGTATTTGCTCACATGCATCACGAATTAGGAAGGCTGCAGTTTCCGAAAGGTAGCCGGGCTGTCGTTACGAACTACTACCATTCAGTAATGTATCGCAAAGCCCTAGGAACGCTAGACCGTAGAGGAGAACTGACGGCGAGGAGAAAGAAAGCTGCGGCAAAAATTCTCTGGCCTCTTGCCCATTGGATCGCTTACAGTGATCGGGAGGAAGGTGCGGAAGTTGCCGACTGGGTCTTGTCGCTGGATCCCGCCTTTGAGATCCCTGAGAAGGGCATCCTTGGTTGGCTCTACCGCGTATTTGGATTCCGACGGGTTGAGTTGATGCTCGGAATGAGGAGACGTGTCCTGACGTTGATCTCGAAAGTCTGTTCTCGGTAG
- a CDS encoding acyltransferase, with product MIQTKTTVVGLRNEWVDCLRGYAVILVCLSHTFYLPPIHRAFPGVSFYFKGDIGVWLFYVISGFLIGGLLLNEKAHPGGVHLGRFYGRRFSRLIPSYLALVLVMNITASGSIQRAGIHWWLFFIPWLDMTPGIGYLPFHLRTLHIEEKFYLGWGLLSKYLPRRVLFWFAVGLVVYGPIARVLVYFPNGPSTLMFDSAADCFGIGILFAFFQTQVSGQWRRLNKLTERLLFGPGVIMMLMLLVGLLRQIKPFSYFLIPFLPTVVSLLSIALLYSGWERRSVFQAAWVAKVGLASYTIYLFQQLVLCPWNDVYAWEFTWLRWMGASASVCVFVIFWFRSVEAPITVWGRRSFSSR from the coding sequence ATGATCCAAACAAAAACAACAGTCGTAGGACTGCGTAACGAATGGGTGGACTGTCTCCGGGGTTATGCCGTAATATTGGTCTGTCTTAGTCATACGTTCTATCTTCCACCCATTCATCGTGCGTTTCCGGGTGTGTCGTTCTACTTCAAAGGAGATATTGGAGTCTGGTTGTTTTACGTGATTTCCGGATTTCTAATTGGAGGGCTTTTGCTGAATGAGAAAGCTCATCCCGGTGGAGTGCACCTTGGCCGGTTTTATGGCAGAAGATTTTCCCGGCTGATTCCAAGCTACCTCGCTCTTGTGCTTGTCATGAACATCACGGCATCTGGATCCATCCAGCGGGCAGGGATTCATTGGTGGCTTTTTTTCATCCCTTGGCTGGACATGACGCCGGGAATAGGTTATCTGCCTTTCCATTTGAGGACACTCCATATCGAGGAGAAATTCTATTTGGGGTGGGGATTGCTGTCTAAGTATCTTCCGAGACGGGTGTTATTTTGGTTTGCGGTAGGACTTGTTGTCTACGGTCCTATTGCTCGAGTGTTGGTCTATTTTCCAAATGGCCCCTCAACGTTGATGTTCGATAGTGCTGCGGATTGTTTCGGTATTGGCATTCTTTTTGCATTCTTTCAGACCCAAGTGTCGGGGCAATGGAGGAGGCTCAATAAGCTAACGGAGCGACTGCTTTTCGGCCCTGGCGTAATCATGATGCTAATGCTGCTTGTGGGTCTATTAAGACAGATTAAACCATTTTCCTATTTTCTTATTCCTTTCCTGCCGACGGTAGTCTCTCTCCTTTCCATCGCTTTGCTCTATTCTGGCTGGGAGAGGCGGTCGGTATTTCAGGCCGCTTGGGTCGCCAAGGTTGGGTTAGCCAGCTATACTATTTACCTCTTTCAGCAACTTGTGCTTTGTCCATGGAACGATGTGTATGCTTGGGAGTTTACTTGGTTGCGCTGGATGGGTGCTAGCGCTAGCGTTTGCGTATTTGTAATTTTCTGGTTTAGAAGCGTGGAGGCTCCGATTACGGTGTGGGGTCGCCGAAGTTTTTCGAGTCGCTGA
- a CDS encoding glycosyltransferase produces MAMLNLLYKEPDTDRWVPGDRYPRSLVRRILRGPRRPGGQERVFLNLCAGLKRLGVPFRTNDFTWAKRNPDAPVGIIGKPHVLDLMEWKNPILFGASVMAHPLADPDLLNRKPIRRILVPGEWMRQMCEPYWGDLVRAWPVGIDTEMWKPGSTGDKDVDVLIYDKIYWNRENLEPSLLTPIIEQLNNLGLRSEVIRYGFYKEDTYQRLLARSRAVCYLSRHETQGIAYQQALACDVPIIAWDVGGFWEDPEFFPHRVRFSPVSSVPYWDERCGERFVGPETFEAAFSKFWDGCRAGIYAPRDYILDNLTLEKAAQAYLNHWNSTF; encoded by the coding sequence ATGGCCATGTTGAATCTGCTTTATAAGGAGCCGGATACAGACCGCTGGGTTCCGGGAGACCGCTACCCACGGAGTCTAGTGCGGCGGATCCTGAGGGGGCCGCGCCGGCCGGGGGGGCAAGAACGGGTTTTCCTAAACCTTTGTGCCGGACTAAAGCGGCTGGGAGTTCCCTTCAGGACAAACGATTTCACATGGGCCAAGCGAAATCCAGATGCTCCGGTAGGGATCATCGGCAAGCCTCATGTTCTAGACCTGATGGAATGGAAAAATCCCATTCTCTTCGGTGCATCAGTGATGGCGCATCCATTGGCCGATCCCGATCTCCTTAACAGGAAGCCGATCCGACGCATTCTGGTTCCTGGTGAGTGGATGCGGCAAATGTGTGAACCCTACTGGGGAGACCTTGTCCGAGCCTGGCCGGTTGGGATCGATACGGAAATGTGGAAGCCGGGTTCGACAGGAGATAAGGACGTTGACGTTCTAATCTATGACAAGATCTATTGGAATCGGGAAAACTTGGAGCCATCGCTTCTAACCCCGATCATCGAACAACTTAATAACTTGGGGCTCCGGAGTGAGGTTATCCGCTATGGTTTCTATAAAGAAGATACGTATCAGAGGCTTTTAGCCCGTTCACGAGCCGTCTGCTATTTGTCAAGGCACGAAACCCAAGGAATCGCCTATCAACAGGCACTTGCTTGTGATGTTCCGATCATCGCGTGGGACGTCGGCGGCTTCTGGGAAGATCCGGAATTCTTTCCACATCGGGTCCGCTTTTCACCTGTTTCTTCAGTACCTTATTGGGATGAACGCTGCGGAGAAAGATTTGTCGGCCCTGAGACATTCGAGGCCGCGTTTAGCAAGTTTTGGGATGGATGCCGGGCTGGTATTTATGCTCCGCGAGATTACATTCTTGATAATCTTACGTTGGAGAAGGCTGCACAGGCATATCTAAATCATTGGAACTCCACATTTTGA
- a CDS encoding glycosyltransferase: protein MRSLFIFDPKDLYSPILGGVQLCSQEFLDIVGAASEELELVPVSVTDAPIWRLRRLFGLGSYLFYRPKDVREVLVKAAASIDPTHIFLNRSELIRIAPLVAELAPHAKIVVMSHGNQSGDDLYEVAGPGGARKSKIGRIKAMWQLGLDLANESRYRHRYLDAVCVMSEEEEILERWLGATTTVVLPRIIKVNPLTWEPIFGRIGFVGTLNHTPNRIALERLCDHLSTFDASNLEFRLVGGPDDVGRALATKYSFVVYLGKLNDEMLQREAASWTLFLNPIFWLSRGASMKLGQSLSWAIPALTTRAGARGYQLTSDQSFITGDSVEAFTATLLDVVHSSDQLSKVRNRLLRSAEDWPNVQFLASRLKSILD, encoded by the coding sequence ATGAGGTCGCTTTTCATTTTTGATCCCAAAGATTTGTACTCACCAATACTTGGTGGCGTGCAACTATGCTCGCAGGAATTTCTGGATATAGTAGGCGCTGCATCGGAGGAATTGGAATTGGTCCCTGTCAGTGTCACAGATGCTCCCATTTGGCGTCTGCGTCGCCTATTCGGTCTTGGATCATATCTGTTCTATCGACCAAAAGACGTGCGTGAGGTATTGGTGAAAGCGGCGGCTTCCATAGATCCAACGCATATTTTCTTAAATCGTTCAGAACTAATCAGGATTGCACCATTAGTTGCTGAGCTTGCCCCACACGCAAAAATTGTTGTCATGTCTCATGGCAATCAAAGTGGCGACGATCTTTATGAAGTAGCAGGTCCCGGAGGAGCGCGTAAATCCAAGATCGGAAGGATTAAAGCCATGTGGCAACTTGGTCTAGACCTAGCAAATGAAAGTCGTTACCGTCACCGCTATCTTGATGCTGTTTGCGTAATGTCGGAGGAGGAGGAAATTCTAGAGCGCTGGTTGGGTGCTACTACGACCGTGGTACTTCCCCGCATTATCAAAGTCAATCCGTTGACTTGGGAGCCCATTTTCGGACGTATTGGTTTTGTCGGTACATTGAATCACACACCCAATCGAATAGCGCTGGAACGATTGTGCGACCACCTCTCCACCTTTGATGCTTCGAACTTGGAATTTCGATTGGTTGGCGGGCCCGATGATGTAGGGCGCGCACTGGCTACAAAATATTCGTTTGTTGTATATCTGGGAAAGCTTAATGATGAGATGCTTCAACGGGAGGCGGCCAGTTGGACCCTGTTTCTCAATCCAATATTCTGGCTCTCGCGCGGAGCGTCTATGAAGCTAGGCCAGTCGTTGTCGTGGGCTATTCCTGCATTAACTACAAGAGCGGGTGCGCGGGGATATCAATTGACTTCGGACCAGTCGTTTATCACAGGAGATTCCGTTGAGGCTTTTACTGCAACATTACTCGACGTTGTTCACAGTAGTGACCAACTTTCCAAAGTTAGGAACCGGCTTCTCCGTTCTGCAGAGGATTGGCCAAATGTCCAGTTCTTGGCTTCACGTTTGAAGTCGATTTTGGACTAA
- a CDS encoding glycosyltransferase family 4 protein: MSESDSPFRLAVVVSHPIQYYSPWFRHLASQPGLQLKVFYLSDAGITKSEDVSFKTSFAWDIPLLEGYEAEFVENRSTQPGTHHFRGLNNPGASRAIRKWKPDAVLLFGYAYLTHLRLIVSPWLVGVPFLFRGDSHELFPASGWKPLLNRWLRSLLFRRFSHFLAVGRANVDYFRRSGVSNSKISRVPHCVDNRRFQLAAPQADLDAAEWKQSLGIPHGAAVVLFAGKLEDKKRPMDLLQAFLNLTKSADAVASVLLFVGSGHLESSLKDASGAETGRRVFFAPFQNQTAMPKVYAMGDVLVLPSFGRGETWGLAINEAMNLARPAIVSSHVGCGPDLIIPEETGWKFEAGDVEALKDVLRSALSDPVRLKKMGLRAKEHIANYSYDRATGALLQALHLKLAPSGLPAASV; this comes from the coding sequence ATGTCTGAAAGTGACTCGCCCTTTCGACTGGCAGTCGTGGTCTCGCATCCGATTCAATATTACTCCCCCTGGTTCCGCCACTTGGCCAGCCAGCCCGGTTTGCAGTTAAAGGTGTTTTATTTGTCGGATGCTGGCATCACCAAAAGTGAGGATGTAAGCTTCAAGACGTCTTTTGCCTGGGACATTCCCTTGTTGGAGGGCTATGAAGCCGAGTTTGTGGAGAACCGCAGCACCCAACCGGGGACGCACCATTTTCGCGGTCTCAACAATCCGGGCGCTTCTCGCGCCATCAGGAAATGGAAGCCGGATGCCGTGCTCCTGTTTGGCTATGCTTATCTGACGCATTTGCGCCTGATCGTCTCTCCCTGGTTAGTCGGCGTGCCGTTCCTGTTCCGGGGCGATTCCCATGAGCTTTTTCCGGCCTCGGGCTGGAAGCCCCTCTTAAATCGGTGGTTGCGCAGCTTGCTTTTCCGTCGGTTCTCACACTTTCTAGCCGTGGGTCGGGCCAACGTGGACTACTTCAGGCGGAGTGGAGTTTCAAATTCGAAAATTAGCCGGGTGCCTCATTGCGTTGATAACAGGCGCTTCCAGTTGGCAGCGCCTCAGGCTGATCTCGATGCAGCTGAATGGAAACAATCTCTGGGTATCCCGCATGGGGCCGCAGTGGTGTTATTTGCAGGAAAATTGGAAGACAAAAAGCGTCCGATGGATCTTCTGCAGGCTTTTCTGAATTTGACGAAATCCGCTGATGCTGTGGCGTCCGTGTTGCTGTTTGTAGGGAGCGGCCATTTGGAAAGCTCCTTGAAAGACGCATCTGGAGCAGAAACTGGACGTCGTGTTTTCTTTGCTCCTTTTCAAAATCAAACCGCGATGCCGAAGGTTTATGCCATGGGCGATGTGTTAGTTCTGCCGTCGTTTGGGCGGGGCGAGACATGGGGGTTGGCGATCAATGAAGCCATGAATCTGGCCCGCCCGGCGATTGTTAGTTCCCATGTCGGCTGCGGACCGGATCTGATTATTCCAGAGGAGACTGGCTGGAAATTTGAGGCAGGCGATGTGGAGGCTTTGAAGGACGTTTTGCGAAGTGCCCTAAGCGATCCTGTTCGCCTGAAGAAAATGGGACTTCGTGCAAAAGAGCACATTGCCAATTACTCCTATGATCGGGCCACCGGAGCCTTGTTGCAGGCTTTGCATTTGAAGCTTGCACCTTCGGGTCTTCCGGCGGCATCCGTATAA